One Ghiorsea bivora DNA window includes the following coding sequences:
- a CDS encoding RluA family pseudouridine synthase: MAFEDIKLQIPNEQGGQRLDTALAACSSFSRRRIQRAIDEGGVYVNKKRCRKAGRIVQGGEKVRIVTLDDEVLTPFSEDQIVWREQSWVLVHKKAGQYAQEALHRSKGTLVYELAMFLKLPPVETKQLRPVHRLDKGTSGLMMFCYDPKALQHLQHHWHQAVEKEYMAVVSPVPDWTEILIEAPLSAKADRWGRYAVVEQGKLSKTEAFVVETRGDKALIRLVPHTGRTHQLRVHLAHLGHPILGDARYGGKKHARLMLHAKVLKIKGYAMRSKQPQLEWCVDSEGDWEW; this comes from the coding sequence ATGGCATTTGAAGACATTAAATTACAGATACCCAATGAACAAGGTGGTCAACGCTTAGATACGGCATTGGCAGCATGTTCAAGCTTTTCAAGACGGCGTATTCAACGTGCGATTGATGAAGGTGGCGTGTATGTGAATAAAAAACGTTGTCGTAAAGCAGGGCGCATTGTGCAAGGTGGTGAAAAAGTTCGCATTGTGACTTTGGATGATGAAGTGCTGACACCTTTTTCGGAAGATCAAATTGTATGGCGCGAACAATCGTGGGTATTGGTGCACAAAAAAGCAGGGCAATATGCACAAGAAGCCTTGCATCGCAGTAAAGGTACGTTGGTGTATGAGTTGGCAATGTTTTTAAAGTTGCCTCCTGTGGAGACTAAACAGCTGCGTCCTGTACACCGCTTGGATAAAGGCACATCAGGTTTGATGATGTTTTGTTATGACCCCAAAGCATTGCAGCATTTGCAGCATCATTGGCATCAAGCCGTAGAAAAAGAGTATATGGCAGTGGTATCACCTGTACCAGACTGGACAGAAATACTTATTGAAGCACCGTTGTCAGCCAAAGCTGATAGGTGGGGGCGTTATGCCGTGGTTGAGCAAGGGAAGCTAAGTAAAACGGAAGCTTTTGTTGTGGAAACACGCGGGGATAAAGCTTTAATACGTTTGGTTCCCCATACAGGACGCACCCACCAGCTTCGGGTACATTTGGCGCATTTGGGTCATCCGATTCTTGGTGATGCACGTTATGGTGGCAAAAAACATGCACGGTTGATGCTTCATGCTAAAGTTTTGAAAATTAAAGGTTATGCTATGCGTTCTAAACAACCACAGTTGGAATGGTGTGTGGATTCAGAAGGAGATTGGGAATGGTAA
- the trmB gene encoding tRNA (guanosine(46)-N7)-methyltransferase TrmB: MRLSQEFRDQYIQHEMRTHGRKNGFVTTGQEARLLKWLPVIGLPKGKTLAMAGIPPESPIVMEIGFGNGDFLVHLASKHPDWALLGVEIYLPGVAKAVGRLEDAGFIERTRITQLPAQFVLENQVDENQLHGVFINHPDPWPKPRHHKRRIIQKDFANLLVTRVKSGGFIKLATDKPDLAEWMQDVLDHTEGLTNVAGKGGFIERDEDRPHTKFEQRGLKEGRISQFLHYVKK; this comes from the coding sequence ATGCGATTGAGCCAAGAATTTAGAGACCAATATATTCAACATGAAATGCGAACCCATGGGCGAAAAAATGGCTTTGTGACCACGGGGCAAGAGGCACGATTGCTCAAATGGTTGCCCGTGATTGGTTTGCCCAAGGGTAAAACATTGGCTATGGCAGGCATTCCTCCAGAGTCTCCCATTGTGATGGAAATTGGTTTTGGTAATGGTGACTTTCTTGTCCATTTGGCATCCAAACATCCTGATTGGGCATTGCTTGGTGTGGAAATTTATTTACCCGGTGTGGCAAAAGCTGTGGGACGTTTGGAAGACGCGGGTTTTATTGAACGCACACGCATCACACAGTTGCCTGCGCAATTTGTATTGGAAAACCAAGTGGATGAAAACCAACTGCATGGTGTGTTTATCAACCATCCAGACCCATGGCCTAAACCACGTCATCATAAACGAAGGATTATTCAAAAAGACTTTGCTAATCTGTTGGTAACACGTGTGAAAAGTGGTGGTTTCATCAAATTAGCAACCGATAAACCCGATTTGGCAGAGTGGATGCAAGATGTTTTGGATCATACCGAAGGTTTGACCAATGTGGCGGGCAAAGGTGGTTTTATTGAACGTGATGAGGATAGACCCCACACCAAATTTGAGCAGCGTGGTCTCAAAGAAGGGCGTATCAGCCAGTTTTTACATTATGTGAAGAAGTAA
- a CDS encoding type IV pilus twitching motility protein PilT produces the protein MDISELLAFSVKNGASDLHISAGEAPMIRINGDMTKIKMPALEDRQVQAMVYDIMNDEQRKNFEEHLDLDFSFALGDIARFRVNCFWQNRGMSAVFRTIPTEVLTLEQLNAPELFKELAMAPRGICLVTGPTGSGKSTTLAAMLDYRNQMEKGHILTVEDPIEFVHQTKNSLISQREVGAHTKSFASALKGALREDPDVILVGEMRDLETISLALSAAETGHMVFGTLHTSSAPKTIDRIIDVFPAAEKDMVRSMLSESLKAVISQTLMKTSDGKGRVAAHEIMLGTPAVRNLIRENKLAQIVSVMQTGQREGMQTLDMCLQNLVKQRKITQDTAMEKAQNKKLFGG, from the coding sequence ATGGATATTTCTGAACTGTTGGCGTTTTCGGTAAAAAATGGAGCTTCAGATTTGCATATCTCCGCAGGTGAAGCGCCGATGATTCGTATCAATGGTGATATGACTAAAATTAAGATGCCAGCTCTAGAAGATAGGCAAGTGCAAGCCATGGTTTATGATATTATGAACGATGAGCAAAGAAAAAACTTTGAAGAACACTTGGATTTGGATTTTTCATTTGCCCTTGGTGATATTGCTCGTTTTCGTGTGAACTGCTTTTGGCAAAACCGAGGCATGTCTGCTGTTTTTCGTACCATTCCTACAGAAGTTCTTACCTTAGAGCAACTCAATGCTCCTGAACTTTTTAAAGAGTTAGCCATGGCACCACGTGGTATTTGTTTGGTGACGGGGCCTACAGGTTCGGGTAAATCAACCACACTTGCTGCTATGTTGGATTATCGCAATCAAATGGAAAAAGGGCATATTTTAACAGTAGAAGATCCAATTGAATTTGTGCATCAAACAAAGAACAGTCTCATTTCTCAGCGTGAAGTGGGTGCGCACACCAAATCATTTGCATCAGCATTGAAAGGTGCGCTACGTGAAGACCCTGACGTGATTCTTGTAGGTGAAATGCGGGATTTGGAAACCATTAGTCTTGCACTATCTGCGGCTGAAACAGGGCATATGGTGTTTGGTACATTGCATACCTCATCAGCACCTAAAACCATAGACCGTATTATTGATGTGTTCCCAGCTGCAGAAAAAGATATGGTACGTTCCATGCTTTCAGAGTCACTTAAAGCTGTGATTTCACAAACACTGATGAAAACATCCGATGGTAAAGGACGCGTAGCCGCTCATGAAATTATGCTAGGCACGCCTGCTGTGCGAAACTTGATTCGTGAAAATAAATTGGCACAAATTGTGTCGGTGATGCAAACAGGGCAACGTGAAGGCATGCAAACTTTAGATATGTGCCTGCAAAACTTGGTGAAACAACGCAAAATTACACAAGATACAGCCATGGAAAAAGCACAAAACAAAAAACTATTTGGTGGGTAA
- a CDS encoding lytic murein transglycosylase, with protein sequence MKNMKLFFHAQLSALCLPLTLGLMFALLFPNSLFAESYTRDDLIAYMIKETNLSKTYVEEHLREAKFDADLIRKMNTPYESRPYADYRPLFVNARLKKKSEAFLAKHHDIFVEAQAKYGVAPEIITAILGIETRFGENWGRDRVLDALFTLATGYERRAKFFRKELKAFLILCEEEGLNPMDVQGSYAGAFGVTQLMPTSFLEYAVDGNGDGKRDVWHTPKDIIFSVAYYFSRYSWDDDKMVAHWVYNLPKNAFIKQAMKDETGKYRKMKAFEEAGIQKPKGWSSDEEVALIERETKDGVRPLLVNRNFYAITRWNRSWNYALATTELAFMLGNKKCDIGK encoded by the coding sequence ATGAAAAATATGAAACTGTTCTTCCATGCACAATTATCAGCCTTGTGCTTGCCATTGACCTTGGGTTTGATGTTTGCCTTATTGTTTCCTAACTCTTTGTTTGCAGAAAGTTATACACGTGATGACTTGATAGCTTATATGATTAAAGAAACCAATTTGTCCAAGACTTATGTGGAAGAACATTTGCGTGAAGCAAAGTTTGATGCTGATTTAATCCGTAAGATGAACACACCTTATGAATCAAGACCTTATGCAGATTACCGCCCTTTGTTTGTGAATGCACGTTTAAAAAAGAAATCAGAAGCATTTTTAGCCAAACATCATGATATTTTTGTCGAAGCACAAGCCAAGTATGGCGTTGCACCTGAAATCATTACAGCAATTTTGGGGATTGAAACACGGTTTGGTGAAAACTGGGGTAGAGATAGGGTGTTGGATGCATTATTCACTTTGGCAACAGGGTATGAGCGCAGAGCAAAGTTTTTCCGTAAAGAACTCAAAGCATTTTTGATATTGTGTGAAGAAGAAGGATTGAATCCTATGGATGTCCAAGGTTCATATGCGGGTGCATTTGGGGTGACGCAATTGATGCCAACTTCATTTTTGGAATATGCAGTGGATGGTAATGGTGATGGTAAACGTGATGTTTGGCATACACCCAAAGATATTATTTTTAGTGTGGCTTATTATTTTAGCCGTTACAGTTGGGATGATGATAAAATGGTGGCACATTGGGTATACAACTTGCCTAAGAATGCTTTTATCAAGCAAGCAATGAAAGATGAAACAGGTAAATATCGCAAGATGAAAGCATTTGAAGAAGCCGGTATTCAAAAACCTAAGGGTTGGTCTTCGGATGAAGAAGTTGCTTTGATTGAACGTGAAACCAAAGATGGTGTTCGCCCTTTATTGGTGAATCGTAATTTTTATGCGATTACCCGTTGGAATCGCTCGTGGAATTATGCTTTAGCAACCACAGAGCTTGCATTTATGTTGGGCAATAAGAAGTGTGATATAGGCAAGTGA
- a CDS encoding D-alanyl-D-alanine carboxypeptidase family protein, which produces MVRLLCFIGILVFTQQAGAANITWPSEPELKAKSWVLLDARSGQVLAKHEENLRLAPASMTKMMTLYLAFEAIKSGNVDLDERVNVSTKAWKVGGSTMFLEPRMHPTIREIIHGIATFSGNDAAIVIAEHISGSESAFVGLMNGKAKALGMTNTHFSNPTGFPDENHFSTAMDMAKLAVALWRDFPKFFEIFSERSYTFDGRTQWNRNRLLWTMPEARGLKTGHTEEAGYCLTAAAEKGNMRLVSSVFGTDSKTARQKQSQVLLRYGMGQFVTLRPKEKDIRRKIEVFEGTQEFVWLKPAKPVWITVPQGSERYLGFALHYTSPQLAPIQQGEQLGSIQATLRIADEDITLQSIPMLAEQTVERASWFGRKWDTLRLWWRAQ; this is translated from the coding sequence ATGGTAAGGTTATTATGTTTTATTGGGATATTGGTATTCACCCAGCAGGCTGGGGCGGCGAATATTACATGGCCATCAGAACCAGAGCTTAAAGCCAAATCTTGGGTGTTGCTGGATGCACGCTCTGGACAAGTGTTGGCGAAACATGAAGAAAACCTACGTTTAGCACCAGCAAGTATGACCAAAATGATGACGTTATATTTGGCATTTGAGGCGATTAAGTCGGGCAATGTAGATTTGGATGAGCGGGTGAATGTTAGCACTAAAGCATGGAAGGTTGGTGGTAGCACCATGTTTTTAGAGCCGCGTATGCATCCAACCATTCGTGAAATTATTCATGGCATAGCCACATTTTCGGGTAATGATGCGGCGATTGTGATTGCAGAGCATATTTCAGGGTCTGAAAGTGCCTTTGTAGGGCTGATGAATGGTAAAGCCAAAGCCTTGGGTATGACCAATACGCATTTTAGTAATCCCACAGGTTTCCCCGATGAAAATCATTTTAGTACTGCTATGGACATGGCGAAATTGGCTGTCGCATTGTGGCGCGATTTTCCTAAGTTTTTTGAAATATTTTCTGAAAGAAGTTATACATTTGATGGGCGCACGCAATGGAATCGCAATCGTTTGTTGTGGACAATGCCAGAAGCCAGAGGTTTGAAAACGGGGCACACAGAAGAAGCAGGGTATTGTTTAACTGCTGCAGCAGAAAAAGGAAATATGCGTTTGGTATCGTCTGTGTTTGGTACGGATTCTAAAACAGCGCGCCAAAAACAATCGCAAGTATTGTTGCGTTATGGTATGGGGCAGTTTGTGACCTTGCGGCCTAAAGAAAAAGATATTCGCCGTAAAATTGAAGTTTTTGAAGGTACACAAGAGTTTGTTTGGCTTAAACCTGCCAAACCAGTGTGGATTACAGTGCCTCAAGGTAGTGAAAGGTATTTGGGTTTTGCCTTGCATTATACATCGCCACAACTTGCGCCGATTCAACAAGGTGAGCAGCTAGGTAGTATTCAAGCTACATTACGTATTGCTGATGAAGATATTACTTTGCAGTCCATTCCGATGTTGGCTGAGCAAACTGTAGAGCGTGCATCATGGTTTGGTCGAAAATGGGATACTTTAAGACTTTGGTGGCGTGCACAGTAG
- a CDS encoding HAD family hydrolase — protein sequence MMEKLMFKGVLLDLDGTLIDAFTPIIRAMRETLQHFSLPAMSDAAIRRHTGRGDCSMTALFGDKKEQAAQHFIQVHDQTYLNDIQMMQGAEVLMQWLQDKNIPMAVVTSKGQYRAEAQLEKLGWLSYFSCIIGKLEGRASKPDPEPLLLACEQMSLDIQDIIMVGDGEADMKAACRAGCLAIGLTHSFSEDELVQAGANHCFASLDDVLRWMKGEVT from the coding sequence ATGATGGAAAAACTAATGTTTAAAGGTGTGCTGTTGGATTTGGATGGTACGCTTATTGATGCTTTTACACCCATTATTCGTGCGATGCGTGAAACACTGCAACATTTCTCGCTTCCTGCGATGAGTGATGCTGCCATTCGCAGGCATACAGGGCGTGGTGATTGTAGTATGACGGCATTGTTTGGTGATAAAAAAGAGCAAGCAGCGCAGCATTTTATCCAAGTACATGACCAAACTTATTTGAATGATATTCAAATGATGCAAGGCGCCGAAGTTTTGATGCAGTGGTTACAAGATAAAAACATTCCTATGGCCGTGGTAACCAGCAAAGGTCAATATCGTGCAGAAGCGCAGTTGGAGAAGTTGGGATGGCTGTCTTACTTTTCTTGTATTATTGGTAAGTTAGAAGGTAGGGCATCCAAACCAGATCCAGAACCATTGCTGTTGGCTTGTGAGCAAATGAGCTTAGATATTCAAGATATTATCATGGTTGGTGATGGTGAAGCAGATATGAAAGCAGCATGTCGTGCAGGGTGTTTGGCAATAGGTTTAACACATTCTTTTTCAGAAGATGAACTGGTGCAAGCTGGTGCTAATCATTGCTTTGCTTCATTGGACGATGTTCTGCGCTGGATGAAAGGTGAGGTAACATGA
- the hslO gene encoding Hsp33 family molecular chaperone HslO, giving the protein MTQKDTLIRFLLPEARARGAIIRGKHIIAEANAIHGLQGEPALLFGQTLLASIMLLSISKGGVRQVLQLDASDENTPIKRMQAESKSGAVRGYVQWRDGAHPTVEGEGITALMGENILLSTVRDLGVGQPYVSTVQHDSAWLADHMLEYLRQSVQVQADMLLVGDLAMMVEAMPGCDDTHWFKAVEAMAKVSNQALEHGEPEDILKVFADLGCQIVGQDVYHYACSCSKESMKQALAGIAEEDLHELADEAGDVTLSCQYCNNHVKVNIGTDEDTCD; this is encoded by the coding sequence ATGACACAGAAAGATACACTGATTCGTTTTTTATTGCCTGAAGCACGAGCTAGGGGTGCGATTATTCGCGGTAAACATATCATTGCTGAGGCAAATGCTATTCACGGCTTGCAAGGCGAACCTGCCTTATTGTTTGGACAAACATTATTGGCTTCTATCATGTTGTTAAGCATCAGTAAGGGTGGGGTACGGCAGGTATTGCAGTTGGATGCAAGCGATGAGAATACGCCTATTAAACGTATGCAAGCTGAGTCCAAGAGTGGTGCCGTGCGTGGTTATGTGCAATGGCGTGATGGGGCGCATCCAACAGTAGAAGGCGAAGGTATTACGGCGTTGATGGGTGAAAATATTTTGCTTTCTACGGTGCGTGATTTGGGTGTGGGGCAACCGTATGTTTCCACAGTGCAGCATGATTCTGCTTGGCTTGCCGATCATATGTTGGAATATTTGCGGCAGTCTGTGCAAGTGCAGGCAGATATGCTGTTGGTTGGTGATTTAGCGATGATGGTTGAAGCCATGCCCGGTTGTGATGATACGCATTGGTTTAAAGCTGTGGAAGCCATGGCGAAAGTAAGCAATCAAGCTTTGGAACATGGCGAACCAGAGGATATTTTGAAGGTATTTGCTGATTTAGGCTGTCAAATCGTTGGGCAAGATGTTTATCATTATGCATGTTCATGTTCCAAAGAGAGCATGAAACAAGCATTGGCAGGCATTGCAGAAGAAGACCTTCATGAACTTGCAGATGAGGCGGGTGATGTAACACTGTCGTGCCAATATTGTAATAATCATGTTAAAGTAAACATAGGAACGGATGAAGACACATGCGATTGA
- a CDS encoding cyclic nucleotide-binding domain-containing protein, with amino-acid sequence MFEHGKNIRTVTDGTILLQEGKTGDGVYIIQKGHAKVTRTSQDGSEILLAELSDGQVFGEMSLVDDLPCSANVIALGDLKVCVLSKIQFFDLLQTDIKSVQNVMEILFQRMRAMNKRVVDLENQLASITQHQDSQPDTIMLKGLTEPAKHALYDMSALVVDDSPFVIGRWSKQQSKRSWFSKESTRAHVEIHDIAPYVISRQHCQIEQHAGDVYVVDTSSRLGTWVNGEKIEQQTQKEIKLHSGNNTIHLGSLDSQFIFDVFVP; translated from the coding sequence ATGTTTGAACATGGGAAAAATATACGTACCGTGACTGACGGCACCATTTTGCTACAAGAAGGCAAAACAGGTGATGGCGTATATATTATTCAAAAAGGACATGCCAAGGTCACTCGGACTTCACAAGATGGTTCAGAAATCCTTCTTGCTGAACTTAGTGATGGACAAGTGTTTGGTGAAATGAGTTTGGTGGATGACTTACCATGTTCTGCCAATGTGATCGCCTTGGGTGATTTAAAAGTATGTGTTTTAAGCAAAATACAGTTTTTTGATTTGTTACAAACTGATATCAAAAGCGTACAAAATGTAATGGAAATCCTTTTCCAGCGTATGCGAGCTATGAATAAACGCGTTGTTGATTTGGAAAACCAGCTAGCATCCATCACCCAACACCAAGATAGTCAACCCGACACCATCATGCTCAAAGGTTTAACTGAACCTGCTAAACATGCCTTGTATGACATGAGTGCGCTGGTCGTCGATGATAGTCCGTTTGTGATTGGCCGTTGGTCTAAACAGCAAAGTAAACGCTCTTGGTTTTCCAAAGAAAGTACACGTGCGCATGTTGAAATTCATGATATCGCACCCTATGTCATTTCACGTCAGCACTGCCAAATTGAGCAACACGCTGGTGATGTATATGTGGTTGATACCAGCTCACGTTTAGGCACTTGGGTCAATGGTGAAAAAATTGAACAACAAACACAAAAAGAAATCAAGCTACATTCAGGCAACAACACCATACATCTTGGTAGCCTAGACTCACAATTTATTTTCGATGTATTTGTACCCTAA
- a CDS encoding aminotransferase class IV, with protein MSKPLVAYVNNSFVPLEKAMIHVEDRGFQFADGVYEVVACYAGTYLDLKPHLARLQRSCAAIAIDFPKSMAELEVLVQQAYEKNPFDDAMVYIQVTRGVAPRNHVVNQPITPTLVITVRELPKPSDAKVKTGVQGITLQDIRWKHCEIKSIALLASVMGKQEAVRAGVDEAFWLDAQGHVLEGCATNIFAVIDGVLVTHPLDNQVLGGITRNMAIEVAKDAGIVVQERAWKLDETGLSECLMSSTTNAVLPVCRMNQQVIGDGKPGEIGLKIRQLMLAKIDALRAA; from the coding sequence ATGAGCAAACCACTGGTTGCCTATGTGAACAATAGTTTTGTGCCGCTGGAAAAAGCGATGATACATGTTGAAGACCGTGGGTTTCAGTTTGCTGATGGTGTGTATGAAGTGGTGGCATGTTATGCTGGCACTTACCTTGATTTAAAACCACATTTGGCGCGTTTGCAGCGCTCATGTGCGGCAATTGCAATTGATTTTCCCAAATCCATGGCTGAATTGGAAGTTTTGGTGCAGCAAGCTTATGAAAAAAATCCCTTTGATGATGCCATGGTGTATATTCAAGTAACACGCGGTGTCGCACCACGCAATCATGTGGTGAATCAACCCATCACACCTACCTTGGTCATTACCGTTCGTGAACTGCCTAAACCCAGCGATGCCAAAGTGAAGACGGGTGTGCAAGGCATTACATTACAAGATATTCGTTGGAAACATTGTGAAATTAAGTCGATTGCATTACTTGCCAGCGTGATGGGTAAACAAGAAGCAGTGCGAGCTGGTGTGGATGAAGCCTTTTGGTTGGATGCGCAAGGGCATGTTTTAGAAGGCTGTGCTACCAATATTTTTGCCGTGATTGATGGTGTGCTGGTGACGCATCCCTTGGATAACCAAGTGTTGGGAGGCATTACACGAAACATGGCAATTGAAGTGGCAAAAGATGCAGGTATTGTAGTGCAAGAGCGGGCATGGAAGCTGGATGAAACGGGTTTAAGTGAATGTTTAATGAGTAGCACAACCAATGCAGTTTTGCCTGTGTGTCGTATGAATCAACAAGTCATTGGTGATGGCAAACCTGGTGAGATCGGGCTTAAAATCAGGCAGTTGATGTTGGCAAAAATTGATGCTTTGCGTGCTGCTTAG
- a CDS encoding septal ring lytic transglycosylase RlpA family protein, with protein sequence MKINFYIVVIALFVLSACAPMRYANQSQSASNAPSSYASLGSGGSVKHGKPYQVAGKWYYPLDSNAQYSQVGIASWYGKKFHGRKTANGETYNMYAMTAAHTTLPMPSLVLVTNLDNGKSVKVRVNDRGPFVKGRLIDLSYAAAKALGYAKQGTARVRVQTLNAAEHSVSKQQVNRQHVLKPQLVKPIQQSAIQHEPKMAYVQVGAFAEHDNALGVVGKLQTHLDANHPPLKVVNIGHVYRVRVGPFDLDEDAEHTLSLIQNKGYSAAMIIHGDAVE encoded by the coding sequence GTGAAAATAAACTTTTATATTGTTGTTATTGCCTTGTTTGTGTTAAGTGCATGTGCGCCTATGCGTTATGCGAATCAGTCGCAGTCTGCTTCCAATGCACCATCTTCTTATGCTTCCCTAGGTTCAGGCGGAAGTGTGAAACATGGGAAACCTTATCAGGTTGCAGGAAAGTGGTATTACCCTTTGGATAGCAATGCACAATACAGTCAAGTCGGTATTGCTTCATGGTATGGTAAGAAATTTCATGGCAGAAAAACAGCCAATGGTGAGACCTATAATATGTATGCTATGACAGCAGCACATACAACTTTACCTATGCCTTCATTGGTATTGGTAACCAATTTGGATAATGGTAAATCTGTCAAAGTGAGGGTCAATGATAGAGGGCCTTTTGTGAAAGGAAGGTTGATTGATTTATCCTATGCTGCGGCAAAAGCACTGGGTTATGCCAAGCAAGGTACAGCACGGGTACGTGTTCAAACTTTAAATGCAGCAGAACACAGTGTGAGTAAACAGCAGGTAAACAGACAGCATGTGCTGAAACCACAGCTTGTAAAACCAATACAACAATCAGCTATCCAACATGAGCCTAAGATGGCCTATGTTCAGGTGGGTGCATTTGCAGAACATGACAATGCGCTTGGTGTTGTGGGTAAGTTGCAAACACACTTGGATGCGAATCACCCGCCGTTAAAAGTGGTGAATATTGGGCATGTTTATCGTGTTCGTGTGGGGCCTTTTGATTTGGATGAAGATGCTGAACACACATTAAGTTTGATTCAAAACAAAGGTTATTCGGCTGCGATGATTATTCATGGTGATGCTGTTGAATAA
- a CDS encoding PilT/PilU family type 4a pilus ATPase, whose translation MSARIPDQKTSIKQLLSIMVKQDASDVYITSGMPPSYRINSKVVPLKQTPLSAVQTEQLANSVMSEKQRAEFSETMEMNLAIAYEGMGRFRVNIFRQRGDVGMVIRKITTDVPTIEQLGLPDIFKDIIMSKRGLVLMVGATSSGKSTSLAAMIDHRNRNAAGHIITIEDPIEFVHQHRKSVVTQREVGTDTLDFKYALKNTLRQAPDLILVGEIRDRDTMEHALTFAETGHVCVATLHANNSNQALERIRNFFPEEMHTQVQLNLAMNMKAILSQRLVRTVDGGRTVAIETLINTARVADQIGNWDIIGIKDTMEAGANYGMNTFDQALLKLWKDGRITEDEALRNADAANDLRLKMKMNRLEASDDEASPIDQLTGSDSGLSI comes from the coding sequence ATGAGCGCACGAATCCCAGATCAAAAAACCTCAATTAAACAGCTATTAAGCATCATGGTTAAACAAGATGCCTCAGATGTGTATATTACATCTGGTATGCCGCCTTCATACCGCATTAATTCCAAGGTTGTTCCTTTAAAACAAACACCATTAAGTGCAGTGCAGACAGAACAGCTTGCCAATTCGGTGATGTCCGAGAAACAACGGGCTGAATTTTCTGAGACCATGGAAATGAACTTGGCGATAGCTTATGAAGGTATGGGAAGGTTTCGGGTGAATATCTTCCGGCAGCGTGGCGATGTGGGTATGGTGATTCGTAAAATTACAACAGATGTGCCAACCATTGAACAACTGGGTTTACCCGATATATTCAAAGACATTATTATGAGCAAACGTGGTCTCGTGTTGATGGTGGGTGCCACCAGCTCTGGTAAATCAACTTCGCTTGCAGCCATGATTGACCATAGGAACCGTAATGCCGCAGGGCATATTATTACGATTGAAGACCCGATTGAATTTGTACATCAGCACCGTAAATCAGTGGTGACACAGCGCGAAGTAGGTACCGATACTTTAGATTTTAAATATGCTTTAAAAAACACATTGCGCCAAGCACCAGACCTTATTTTGGTGGGTGAAATTCGGGATAGGGATACCATGGAACATGCGTTAACGTTTGCTGAAACGGGGCATGTGTGCGTGGCAACCTTGCATGCGAACAATTCCAACCAAGCATTGGAGCGTATTCGCAATTTTTTCCCTGAAGAAATGCATACCCAAGTACAATTAAACCTTGCGATGAATATGAAAGCGATTTTATCACAGCGTTTGGTGCGTACAGTAGATGGTGGGAGAACGGTTGCTATTGAAACGTTAATCAATACAGCACGTGTTGCAGATCAAATTGGTAACTGGGATATTATAGGCATTAAAGATACCATGGAAGCGGGTGCAAACTATGGCATGAACACCTTTGACCAAGCACTGCTTAAGTTGTGGAAAGATGGACGAATCACTGAAGATGAAGCATTAAGAAATGCTGATGCTGCCAATGATTTACGCTTGAAAATGAAAATGAATCGACTAGAGGCTTCGGATGATGAAGCTAGCCCTATTGATCAGCTTACAGGTAGTGATAGTGGACTGTCGATTTAA
- a CDS encoding LOG family protein, translating to MLAAFGSSRIVQGDARFVDVELLSEKIGQAGWHGLVGGHQGMMAAFSQGITAGSGHVTGITLEVFPTPPQNSLSEEKRASDFFERMQMLIEQPAAYLVLPGGLGTLAEFAMTWDLLAIKILEPRPLLVYGACWEPLIDMMQQQLVMSVDSGFQCLQYCETHEDVLAALAD from the coding sequence GTGCTTGCTGCATTTGGTTCATCGCGGATTGTCCAAGGTGATGCACGTTTTGTGGATGTGGAATTGTTGTCTGAAAAAATAGGGCAAGCAGGTTGGCATGGTTTGGTGGGTGGTCATCAAGGCATGATGGCTGCTTTTTCTCAGGGTATTACAGCAGGTTCTGGACATGTGACAGGCATTACTTTGGAAGTGTTTCCTACACCGCCTCAGAATAGTTTAAGTGAAGAGAAACGCGCTTCAGATTTTTTTGAGCGTATGCAAATGTTGATTGAGCAACCTGCAGCATATTTGGTATTGCCTGGCGGTTTGGGTACATTGGCAGAATTTGCCATGACTTGGGATTTGTTGGCGATTAAAATTTTAGAGCCTCGCCCTTTGCTGGTTTATGGTGCTTGTTGGGAGCCGTTAATTGATATGATGCAACAACAGTTGGTGATGAGTGTGGATAGTGGTTTTCAGTGTCTTCAATATTGCGAAACACATGAAGACGTGCTTGCGGCTTTGGCGGATTAA